In bacterium YEK0313, one genomic interval encodes:
- the mdtN_2 gene encoding Multidrug resistance protein MdtN, which translates to MSAITPARIAILVVVAAGAAAAWWYWKRPAGEAEFRLYGNVDFRQVSLPFNGSDRIREILVEEGAAVREGQILARLDNARLKAQLEQAEAAVAAQRAVVERLRNGSRPEEIAQARANLESAKAEAANARGQYQRRKVLADRAAASQQDLDSAEAAAVVADARVEVNRRALELVVAGPRREDIEQAQAQLAGNIAQLALVRRQFNDTELASPIDGIVRSRLMEAGEMASPTRPVFSLARISQKWVRTYVSEVRLGQIRSGMRVEILTDSFPGRPFSGWIGFISPVAEFTPKTVQTEDLRTSLVYEVRAFVEDPQDELRLGMPATVRLLEGHTAPANRAPASPAAPARQP; encoded by the coding sequence ATGAGCGCGATCACACCAGCCCGCATCGCCATCCTTGTCGTCGTTGCCGCCGGTGCTGCCGCCGCGTGGTGGTACTGGAAGCGCCCGGCGGGCGAGGCCGAGTTCCGCCTCTACGGCAATGTCGATTTCCGCCAGGTGTCGCTGCCCTTCAACGGCAGCGACCGGATCAGGGAAATCCTCGTCGAGGAAGGCGCGGCCGTCCGCGAAGGACAGATCCTCGCCCGGCTCGACAATGCGCGATTGAAGGCGCAGCTCGAACAGGCCGAGGCGGCGGTCGCCGCCCAGCGCGCCGTGGTCGAGCGCCTGCGCAACGGCAGCCGGCCGGAGGAGATCGCGCAGGCCCGCGCCAACCTGGAATCGGCCAAGGCCGAAGCGGCCAATGCGCGCGGCCAGTATCAGCGACGCAAGGTGCTTGCCGACCGCGCCGCAGCAAGCCAGCAGGATCTCGACAGCGCGGAAGCGGCTGCCGTCGTCGCCGATGCACGCGTCGAGGTCAATCGCCGCGCGCTGGAGCTGGTCGTCGCCGGGCCGCGGCGCGAGGACATCGAGCAGGCGCAGGCGCAGCTCGCCGGCAATATCGCGCAGCTCGCGCTCGTACGCCGCCAGTTCAACGATACCGAGCTTGCCTCGCCGATCGACGGCATCGTCCGCTCGCGGCTGATGGAGGCGGGCGAGATGGCCTCCCCCACCCGGCCGGTCTTCTCGCTCGCGCGGATCAGCCAGAAATGGGTGCGCACCTATGTCTCCGAGGTGCGGCTCGGCCAGATCCGCTCGGGCATGCGTGTCGAGATCCTCACCGACAGCTTTCCCGGCCGGCCGTTCAGCGGCTGGATCGGCTTCATTTCGCCGGTCGCCGAGTTCACGCCCAAGACGGTACAGACCGAGGATCTGCGCACCAGTCTCGTCTATGAGGTCAGAGCCTTCGTCGAGGACCCGCAGGACGAATTGCGGCTGGGTATGCCGGCAACCGTCCGGCTGCTGGAAGGCCACACGGCCCCCGCAAACCGGGCCCCGGCAAGCCCGGCCGCGCCGGCGAGGCAGCCGTGA
- a CDS encoding putative DNA-binding transcriptional regulator encodes MSMNDDTKLRRRPRGRRDDGAATRQQILEVAGEVFATKGVDRATGKEIAERAGANSAAVNYYYGGIDQLYGEVLVEAHRRLVAYDVLAAVAKGDGEPEDKLRRLIGIVIAAVMSPDRASWPLRVLSREVLAPSAMFEMLRERELLPKKSLLIGLIGELLGLPADDPAVARCCISIIAPVLMLLIGDRTVVARMFPAIIEGEGAREAMAEHIARFALGGLGAIAANLPAHQ; translated from the coding sequence GTGTCCATGAACGACGATACGAAGCTGCGCCGACGGCCGCGCGGGCGGCGCGACGACGGCGCAGCGACGCGCCAGCAGATCCTGGAAGTGGCCGGGGAGGTCTTCGCCACGAAGGGCGTCGACCGCGCCACGGGCAAGGAGATCGCCGAGCGCGCCGGAGCCAACTCCGCGGCGGTCAACTACTATTATGGCGGCATCGACCAGCTTTATGGCGAAGTGCTGGTGGAAGCGCACCGGCGCCTTGTCGCCTATGACGTTCTGGCGGCGGTCGCCAAGGGCGACGGCGAGCCGGAGGACAAGCTCAGGCGCCTCATCGGCATCGTCATCGCGGCGGTCATGTCGCCCGACCGCGCATCCTGGCCGCTGCGCGTGCTGAGCCGCGAGGTGCTGGCGCCATCGGCCATGTTCGAGATGCTGCGCGAACGCGAGCTGCTGCCGAAGAAGAGCCTGCTGATCGGGCTGATCGGCGAGTTGCTCGGCCTGCCGGCGGACGACCCGGCCGTCGCCCGCTGCTGCATCAGCATCATCGCGCCGGTCCTGATGCTGCTGATCGGCGACCGGACCGTGGTGGCACGGATGTTTCCTGCCATCATCGAAGGGGAAGGCGCGCGCGAAGCCATGGCCGAGCACATTGCCCGCTTCGCGCTCGGCGGGCTCGGCGCCATTGCGGCGAACTTGCCGGCGCACCAATGA
- the ybhS gene encoding Inner membrane transport permease YbhS, with translation MNAATSTPGQRLAALKRMAALVRKETYQVFRDPSSIAIGIVMPMILLVLFGYGLSFDLKNLPIAVVIEESSAEASEVTSGFRLSDYFSARPVKTMAEAERLMLTREVSAIVRVPPDFARDLGRGQAELQVLVHGTDANTARIALAYAQGAVASWQAREAARGNGQAIASIAIDSRIWFNEANNSSYFLVPGLIVLVMTLIGALMTALVVAREWERGTFEALFVTPVRPIEILVGKTVPYFVLGMAGLALCVIGARLLFGVPLRGSLAILVIVSMLYLLVALGIGLLISSVTRSQFVASQITMIVTFLPAMMLSGFLFDIASTPWPIQVITHIFPARYFVSLLQTLFLAGDIWSVIWPNTAVLAVMAAVLMGLSVRATRKELR, from the coding sequence ATGAACGCCGCCACTTCCACCCCCGGCCAGCGGCTCGCCGCCCTCAAGCGGATGGCGGCGCTGGTGCGCAAGGAAACCTACCAGGTGTTCCGCGATCCGAGCAGCATCGCCATCGGCATCGTCATGCCGATGATCCTGCTCGTCCTGTTCGGCTACGGCCTGTCCTTCGACCTCAAGAACCTGCCCATCGCCGTCGTCATCGAGGAGAGCTCGGCCGAGGCGAGCGAGGTGACCTCGGGCTTCCGCCTGTCGGACTATTTCAGCGCCCGGCCGGTGAAGACCATGGCCGAGGCCGAGCGGCTCATGCTGACACGCGAGGTCAGCGCCATCGTGCGCGTCCCGCCGGATTTCGCCCGCGATCTCGGCCGCGGCCAGGCCGAGCTGCAGGTTCTGGTGCACGGGACCGACGCCAATACGGCGCGCATCGCGCTCGCCTATGCCCAAGGCGCGGTCGCGAGCTGGCAGGCGCGCGAAGCGGCGCGCGGCAACGGCCAGGCCATCGCGAGCATCGCCATCGACAGCCGGATCTGGTTCAACGAAGCCAACAACAGCAGCTACTTCCTGGTCCCCGGCCTGATCGTGCTGGTCATGACCCTGATCGGCGCCCTGATGACCGCGCTGGTCGTCGCCCGCGAATGGGAGCGCGGCACATTCGAAGCGCTGTTCGTCACGCCGGTCCGGCCGATCGAGATCCTGGTCGGCAAGACGGTGCCCTATTTCGTGCTCGGCATGGCCGGGCTGGCGCTGTGCGTCATCGGCGCGCGCCTGCTGTTTGGCGTGCCGCTGCGCGGCTCCCTCGCCATCCTGGTGATCGTCTCCATGCTCTATCTCCTGGTGGCGCTCGGCATCGGCCTGCTCATCTCGTCGGTCACCCGCAGCCAGTTCGTGGCGAGCCAGATCACCATGATCGTCACCTTCCTGCCGGCGATGATGCTGTCGGGTTTCCTGTTTGACATTGCGAGCACGCCCTGGCCGATCCAGGTCATCACCCACATCTTCCCCGCCCGCTATTTCGTGAGCCTGCTGCAGACCCTGTTTCTCGCCGGCGACATCTGGAGCGTGATCTGGCCGAACACGGCGGTCCTGGCGGTCATGGCGGCGGTGCTGATGGGGCTTTCGGTGCGTGCCACCCGCAAGGAACTGAGGTGA
- the ybhR gene encoding Inner membrane transport permease YbhR has product MIDTLFRVLALFRKELLAMLKDPKSRIVLVVPPILQCLIFGYAATYDLNNVPYVLVDLDRSPSSQAFAARLDGSGVFVRVATLTRPDDAAPLIDDRRALLVVTIGRDFEKNLSAGLAAPLQVIADGRNSNTAGTAQGYLATIALSFADDWRAARGLPAPPIRLTTRAWFNPSLETRWNMIPSLIGVITMMMTMMLTAMSVAREREAGTFDQLLVTPFRPTEIMIGKAVPSMLVGLSQSTTILLVAQLWFQIPFAGSYLMLYCGLALFLAAAVGIGLFVSSIAANMQQAMIMSFVLIMPFMLLSGLTAPIANMPTVLQYFTLINPLRYAISIAHQVYLEDAGPRQLAPELMALAAIAAVTMPISAWMFRNRLT; this is encoded by the coding sequence ATGATCGACACCCTGTTCCGCGTCCTCGCCCTGTTCCGGAAGGAACTGCTGGCGATGCTGAAGGACCCGAAAAGCCGCATCGTTCTGGTCGTGCCGCCGATCCTGCAATGCCTGATCTTCGGTTATGCCGCGACCTATGACCTCAACAATGTGCCCTATGTGCTCGTCGACCTCGACCGCAGCCCGTCCTCGCAGGCCTTCGCGGCCCGGCTCGACGGGTCCGGCGTCTTCGTCAGGGTCGCGACGCTCACCCGGCCGGACGATGCGGCGCCGCTGATCGACGACCGGCGCGCGCTGCTGGTGGTGACCATCGGCAGGGACTTCGAGAAGAACCTGTCGGCGGGCCTCGCCGCGCCGCTGCAGGTCATCGCCGACGGCCGCAATTCCAACACGGCCGGTACCGCCCAGGGTTACCTCGCGACCATCGCGCTGAGCTTTGCCGACGACTGGCGCGCCGCGCGCGGGCTGCCCGCCCCGCCGATCAGGCTCACCACGCGCGCCTGGTTCAATCCGAGCCTGGAGACGCGCTGGAACATGATCCCGTCGCTGATCGGCGTCATCACCATGATGATGACCATGATGCTGACCGCCATGTCGGTGGCGCGCGAGCGGGAGGCCGGCACGTTCGACCAGTTGCTGGTGACGCCGTTCCGTCCGACCGAGATCATGATCGGCAAGGCGGTGCCGTCGATGCTGGTCGGCCTCAGCCAATCGACCACCATTCTCCTGGTCGCCCAGCTCTGGTTCCAGATCCCCTTCGCCGGGTCCTATCTCATGCTCTATTGCGGGCTCGCCCTGTTCCTGGCCGCGGCGGTCGGCATCGGCCTGTTCGTCTCCTCGATCGCGGCCAACATGCAGCAGGCGATGATCATGTCCTTCGTGCTGATCATGCCGTTCATGCTGCTGTCAGGACTGACCGCGCCGATCGCGAACATGCCCACCGTGCTGCAATATTTCACGCTCATCAATCCGCTGCGCTACGCGATCAGCATCGCGCATCAGGTCTATCTGGAAGATGCCGGCCCGCGGCAGCTCGCACCCGAGCTGATGGCACTCGCGGCGATCGCCGCGGTCACCATGCCGATCTCGGCCTGGATGTTCCGTAACCGGCTGACCTGA
- the ybhF gene encoding putative ABC transporter ATP-binding protein YbhF codes for MTAPAGATASSRAPAPQVLASALAKSFRRETGETVRALAGVSFAARAGSLTALVGPDGAGKTTLIRLIAGLMRPDSGTLSVVGTDVAVDPQAVQDRIGYMPQKFGLYEDLTVQENLDLYADLHGVGATARREAYPRLMAMTDLGRFTARPAGKLSGGMKQKLGLACTLVRAPELLLLDEPTVGVDPLSRRELWEIVTRLVREDGLTVIVSTSYLDEAAFCDHAVVMHAGAVLAQGTPDEITARADGTTFRVPPPQGMTARSLQARLFVQPGIVDAVPEAGEVRVVRAEPDATPLNVEGAPLRLEPVTARFEDGFMHLFSAAAGRSGAPHVMELEQRRETTDGPAVEVKDLTRRFGDFVAVNAVSFRVGRGEIYGLLGPNGAGKSTTFRMLCGLLPASGGTLRVAGRDLRSARAEARRRLGYVAQKFSLYGDLSVDENLDFFASAYSLRGSRKARRIAWAKDQFELSPFERLPSGQLPGGFKQRLAMAAALLHEPDILFLDEATSGADPLARREFWGRITALSEQGVTVIVTTHFMEEAEYCDRIIIMDAGEALAEGTPAEIRGRARRADGGEPTMEDAFIAVVEAAREARARRAERSAA; via the coding sequence GTGACGGCCCCGGCCGGCGCAACCGCATCGTCGCGGGCGCCGGCTCCGCAGGTCCTGGCCAGCGCGCTCGCAAAGAGCTTCCGGCGCGAAACCGGCGAAACGGTCAGGGCCCTGGCCGGCGTCTCGTTCGCGGCGCGAGCCGGAAGCCTGACCGCCCTGGTCGGTCCGGACGGCGCCGGCAAGACGACGCTCATCCGGCTGATCGCGGGGCTCATGAGGCCCGATTCCGGAACCCTGTCGGTGGTCGGCACCGACGTCGCGGTCGATCCCCAGGCGGTGCAGGACCGGATCGGTTACATGCCGCAGAAATTCGGCCTCTACGAAGACCTCACCGTGCAGGAGAACCTCGACCTCTACGCCGACCTGCATGGCGTCGGCGCGACCGCGCGCCGCGAGGCCTATCCGCGCCTGATGGCGATGACCGATCTCGGCCGGTTCACCGCGCGCCCCGCAGGCAAGCTCTCGGGCGGCATGAAGCAGAAGCTCGGCCTCGCCTGCACGCTGGTCCGAGCCCCCGAACTCCTGCTGCTCGACGAGCCAACCGTCGGCGTCGATCCGCTGTCGCGCCGCGAATTGTGGGAGATCGTCACACGCCTCGTGCGCGAGGACGGCCTGACCGTCATCGTCAGCACGTCCTATCTCGATGAAGCCGCCTTCTGCGACCACGCGGTCGTCATGCATGCTGGCGCGGTGCTGGCGCAGGGCACGCCCGACGAGATCACCGCGCGGGCCGATGGCACCACGTTCCGCGTGCCGCCGCCGCAGGGCATGACCGCGCGCTCCCTGCAGGCCCGCCTCTTCGTGCAGCCGGGCATCGTCGATGCCGTGCCCGAGGCCGGCGAGGTCAGGGTCGTCCGCGCCGAGCCCGATGCGACGCCGCTGAACGTCGAGGGCGCGCCGCTGCGGCTCGAGCCGGTGACGGCGCGTTTCGAAGACGGTTTCATGCACCTTTTCAGCGCCGCCGCCGGGCGCAGCGGCGCGCCCCATGTCATGGAGCTGGAGCAGCGGCGCGAGACGACGGACGGGCCGGCCGTCGAGGTGAAGGACCTGACCCGCCGGTTCGGCGACTTCGTCGCGGTCAATGCCGTCAGCTTTAGGGTCGGCCGCGGCGAGATCTACGGCCTGCTCGGCCCCAACGGCGCCGGCAAGAGCACGACCTTCCGGATGCTGTGCGGGCTCCTGCCGGCCTCCGGCGGCACGCTGCGCGTCGCCGGCAGGGACCTGCGCTCGGCCCGGGCCGAGGCGCGGCGGCGCCTTGGCTACGTCGCCCAGAAATTCTCGCTCTATGGCGACCTCAGCGTCGACGAGAATCTCGATTTCTTCGCAAGCGCCTACAGCCTGAGGGGCAGCCGCAAGGCGCGGCGCATCGCCTGGGCCAAGGATCAGTTCGAGCTTAGCCCATTCGAGCGCCTGCCCAGCGGGCAATTGCCGGGGGGCTTCAAGCAGCGCCTGGCCATGGCCGCCGCGCTGCTGCACGAACCCGACATCCTGTTTCTCGACGAGGCGACGAGCGGTGCCGACCCCCTCGCCCGCCGCGAATTCTGGGGCCGGATCACCGCCCTGTCCGAACAGGGGGTGACGGTCATCGTCACGACCCATTTCATGGAGGAAGCCGAATATTGCGACCGCATCATCATCATGGATGCGGGCGAGGCGCTGGCCGAGGGCACCCCGGCCGAAATCCGCGGTCGCGCGCGCCGCGCCGACGGCGGCGAACCGACCATGGAGGATGCCTTCATCGCGGTGGTCGAGGCGGCGCGCGAAGCCCGCGCGCGGCGTGCCGAACGGAGCGCGGCATGA
- the apnhaP gene encoding Na(+)/H(+) antiporter ApNhaP: protein MAGSHILAVMIAAIALTILAEKRGIQPPLLLAAVGVLASFIPGLPRAELAPHVILGLVLPPLLYSAAVDFSFASFIRRIGSILNLGVVLVVVTTVAAGFALGWALPALSLPIAFILGAVVAPPDAVSAVSIGRKLGLPRRLMTILKGESLINDAAALTLFSVAVAAATGRNSFIDSVALYFLYAAGLGTAVGIVLGLVVHRIRKRLENPTLITALAIIVPFAAYGLAEELHASGVMAVVFAGFTLGHNATDLAFAGRIQEREVWRVIDALLEALAFAYMGLQLPFAIEAARTSGFDLAKVSLAAVLVLAVVIGTRIAWVMATALLARARHRLLVRKLARRGKEPRTTPLSWRENLVLSWTGMRGVVTLAAAAGTPLLTAAGEPLVGREIILPVAFTVAIGTLLLQGMTLPWLIGRLAIGDPREADYAKAQMAHARRVIDATTVSVIAELREKASPEVDIRLATQMLRRARRAAEEHDGELPAGSAPRRADHHDKILAIARTVLAEQRQALIAERDADRLDDEVLREVLEDIDLEQAVIARRSERLAER, encoded by the coding sequence ATGGCAGGCTCGCATATTCTCGCCGTCATGATTGCGGCGATCGCGCTGACGATCCTGGCGGAGAAACGCGGCATTCAGCCGCCGCTGCTGCTGGCGGCGGTCGGCGTGCTCGCCTCCTTCATCCCGGGCCTGCCGCGTGCCGAACTGGCGCCGCACGTCATTCTCGGCCTGGTCCTGCCGCCCTTGCTCTATTCGGCGGCCGTCGACTTTTCCTTCGCCAGCTTCATCCGGCGCATCGGCTCGATCCTCAATCTCGGCGTCGTTCTCGTTGTGGTCACGACGGTCGCGGCCGGCTTCGCGCTCGGTTGGGCGCTGCCGGCGCTGTCGCTGCCCATCGCCTTCATCCTCGGCGCGGTGGTGGCCCCGCCGGATGCGGTCAGTGCCGTGTCGATCGGCCGCAAGCTCGGCCTGCCGCGCCGGCTGATGACCATTCTCAAAGGCGAAAGCCTGATCAATGACGCCGCCGCGCTGACCCTGTTCAGCGTCGCGGTGGCGGCGGCGACCGGCCGTAACAGCTTCATCGACAGCGTCGCGCTCTATTTCCTCTATGCGGCCGGCCTCGGCACGGCGGTCGGCATCGTGCTCGGCCTCGTCGTCCATCGCATCCGCAAGCGGCTCGAAAATCCGACGCTGATCACGGCGCTCGCCATCATCGTGCCTTTTGCCGCCTACGGCCTGGCCGAAGAACTGCACGCCTCCGGCGTCATGGCGGTGGTCTTCGCCGGTTTCACGCTTGGCCACAACGCCACCGATCTCGCCTTCGCCGGCCGCATTCAGGAGCGTGAAGTCTGGCGGGTCATCGACGCGCTGCTGGAGGCACTCGCCTTCGCCTATATGGGTCTGCAATTGCCATTCGCGATCGAGGCGGCGCGGACCAGCGGTTTCGATCTTGCCAAGGTATCGCTGGCGGCGGTGCTCGTGCTCGCCGTCGTCATCGGGACGCGCATCGCCTGGGTCATGGCGACGGCTCTCCTGGCTCGCGCACGCCATCGGCTGCTGGTCCGCAAGCTCGCGCGCCGCGGCAAGGAGCCGCGCACCACGCCGCTCAGCTGGCGCGAGAACCTCGTCCTGTCATGGACCGGCATGCGTGGTGTCGTGACGCTGGCCGCCGCCGCCGGTACGCCGCTCCTTACGGCGGCGGGCGAGCCGCTTGTCGGCCGCGAGATCATCCTGCCCGTCGCCTTCACGGTGGCGATCGGCACCCTGCTCCTGCAAGGCATGACATTGCCCTGGCTGATCGGCCGTCTTGCCATCGGCGATCCGCGCGAGGCCGATTATGCCAAGGCGCAAATGGCGCATGCCCGCCGCGTGATCGACGCGACGACCGTCTCGGTCATCGCCGAACTGCGCGAGAAGGCCAGTCCCGAGGTCGACATACGCCTGGCGACGCAGATGCTCCGGCGGGCGCGGCGCGCGGCCGAGGAGCATGACGGTGAACTGCCGGCCGGCAGCGCGCCGCGCCGCGCCGATCACCACGACAAGATCCTGGCGATTGCGCGGACAGTGCTTGCCGAACAGCGCCAGGCGCTGATCGCCGAACGCGACGCCGACCGCTTGGACGACGAGGTGCTGCGCGAGGTGCTCGAGGACATCGACCTCGAACAGGCCGTGATCGCCCGGCGCAGCGAGCGTCTGGCCGAGCGCTGA